One part of the Microcoleus sp. FACHB-672 genome encodes these proteins:
- a CDS encoding tetratricopeptide repeat protein, protein MYNQRNQQFGVDEWFRVSPNFVVLQVPNPQSLIPNYSMARRSYGEEVKARVKRLFEALLAYANNEYEDKISIQHTWQCETQVVIRGKRRCLEELTLKDSYEGKLTAAQVREAINRLEDFLGILEDNRSATQGSEEWHFTLKLWHKDKAENLRQFDIEWEAKRPEKSKKAAAKSSPLPTNPPTVNLSAATPLNNLGQKGIVNPEEFIGREEELDKIRELLQQESRVAISAISGMGGVGKTELALQYARRHLDDYPGGVYWFSAKAGDVRAQWVEFAIAYFPNFAIPDQLDTLIRKVEYCFQQCLPGNVLVIFDDVSNYNAVKDCVDVMPPRFKVLLTTRAQLGAKVQTLTLDVLSPDQAMALLTLLVGDERIQQQLGEAENLCAWLGYLPLGLELVGRYLRRKPDLSLAEMLRRLEEKRLQQPALQKPKSEADMTASLGVQAAIDLSWQELDEAAKQLACLLGVFAPAAIPWWLVENCLPDAEADELEETRDESLVNLHLLERTNAGMYRLHPLIREYCLFKLEEFDQVESCQGISQRLKQAFVTALAGVAERIPERITRDEVAFFSPAIPHLEAAASHLFDYLEDEDLRWPFIGLGQFYEGQALYEPAEFWKKQCVTVIQHRLGSEHPDVAIGLNNLAELYRVQGRYSEAEPLYQQVLEIDRQSLPENHPSLAIGLNNLAILYESQRRYAEAEPLYKQALKIVRRSLPENHPSLATHLNNLAELYREQGRYSEAEPLYKQALEIVHRSLPENHPQLASHLNNLAILYREQGRYSEAEPLYQQVLEIDRQSLPENHPSLAIGLNNLADLYQSQRCYAKAETLYKEALEIFESRLRLEHPYTVTVRENIEFLKSLQE, encoded by the coding sequence GTGTATAATCAGAGAAATCAGCAGTTTGGGGTAGATGAATGGTTTAGGGTATCCCCAAACTTTGTAGTGTTGCAAGTCCCCAATCCCCAATCTTTAATCCCCAATTATTCTATGGCGCGGCGTTCCTACGGTGAAGAAGTCAAAGCACGGGTGAAGCGTCTGTTTGAAGCCTTACTGGCTTACGCCAATAATGAATATGAGGATAAAATATCCATTCAGCATACCTGGCAGTGCGAGACGCAGGTTGTGATCCGGGGAAAGCGCAGATGTCTGGAAGAATTGACGCTAAAGGATAGTTACGAAGGCAAATTAACTGCCGCCCAAGTTCGGGAAGCAATCAACCGTTTAGAAGATTTCTTGGGAATTTTGGAAGATAACCGCAGCGCCACCCAAGGATCAGAAGAGTGGCATTTTACGCTGAAACTGTGGCACAAAGATAAAGCAGAGAATCTCAGGCAGTTTGATATTGAGTGGGAAGCCAAACGTCCTGAAAAATCCAAGAAAGCGGCTGCAAAATCGTCACCGCTTCCCACAAATCCGCCAACTGTTAATCTTTCTGCTGCCACTCCTCTCAACAATTTGGGGCAAAAAGGTATTGTTAACCCAGAGGAATTTATTGGGCGGGAAGAAGAATTAGACAAGATCCGCGAGTTGTTGCAGCAGGAAAGTCGAGTCGCGATCTCTGCAATTTCTGGCATGGGGGGAGTAGGGAAAACTGAACTCGCCCTGCAATATGCTCGCCGCCATCTTGATGATTATCCGGGTGGGGTTTATTGGTTCTCGGCAAAAGCCGGGGATGTGAGGGCGCAGTGGGTGGAATTTGCTATCGCTTATTTTCCTAATTTTGCGATACCCGATCAACTCGATACTTTGATTCGTAAAGTTGAGTATTGCTTCCAGCAATGTCTGCCGGGAAATGTGCTGGTGATTTTTGATGATGTTTCTAATTACAACGCAGTAAAAGATTGTGTTGATGTCATGCCACCCCGCTTTAAAGTGTTGCTCACCACGCGGGCGCAGTTGGGGGCAAAGGTGCAAACTTTGACGCTGGATGTACTTAGCCCAGATCAGGCGATGGCGTTATTAACCTTGCTGGTGGGAGATGAACGCATTCAACAGCAATTGGGGGAAGCAGAAAACTTGTGTGCGTGGCTGGGATATTTGCCCTTGGGGTTGGAATTGGTGGGGCGATATCTGCGGCGCAAGCCGGATTTATCTCTGGCGGAAATGCTGCGGCGTTTAGAAGAGAAGCGCTTGCAACAACCTGCCCTACAAAAGCCTAAATCGGAAGCCGATATGACAGCTTCTCTCGGCGTACAGGCTGCCATTGATTTAAGTTGGCAAGAATTGGATGAAGCGGCGAAGCAGTTGGCGTGTTTGTTGGGGGTGTTTGCCCCAGCTGCGATTCCCTGGTGGTTGGTAGAAAACTGTTTGCCAGATGCGGAGGCAGATGAGTTAGAAGAAACGCGAGATGAGAGTTTGGTGAATTTGCATTTATTGGAACGCACAAATGCGGGAATGTATCGGCTACATCCTTTGATTCGGGAATATTGCCTGTTTAAGCTAGAAGAATTCGATCAAGTTGAGTCGTGTCAGGGAATTTCTCAACGATTAAAACAAGCCTTTGTAACCGCATTGGCGGGTGTGGCAGAACGAATTCCTGAGCGAATTACCCGCGATGAGGTAGCCTTTTTCAGTCCTGCCATTCCCCATCTGGAAGCCGCTGCTTCCCACCTGTTTGACTATCTAGAGGATGAGGATTTAAGATGGCCGTTTATTGGTTTAGGCCAGTTTTATGAAGGTCAGGCATTGTATGAGCCGGCAGAATTTTGGAAAAAGCAGTGTGTAACAGTGATACAACATCGCTTGGGTTCCGAACATCCAGATGTAGCTATCGGCCTCAATAACTTAGCCGAACTTTACCGTGTACAAGGACGCTACAGCGAAGCCGAACCTTTATACCAGCAAGTCTTAGAAATCGACCGCCAAAGCTTGCCAGAAAACCATCCATCTTTAGCCATAGGTCTCAACAACTTAGCCATCCTTTACGAGTCACAACGACGCTACGCCGAAGCGGAACCTTTATACAAGCAAGCGCTGAAAATCGTTCGCCGCAGCTTGCCAGAAAACCATCCATCTTTAGCCACCCACCTCAACAACTTAGCCGAACTTTATCGCGAACAAGGACGCTATAGCGAAGCCGAACCTTTATACAAGCAAGCACTGGAAATCGTCCATCGCAGCTTGCCAGAAAACCATCCACAATTAGCCTCCCACCTCAACAACTTAGCCATCCTTTACCGCGAACAAGGACGCTACAGCGAAGCGGAACCTTTATACCAGCAAGTCTTGGAAATCGACCGCCAAAGCTTGCCAGAAAACCATCCATCTTTAGCCATAGGTCTCAACAACTTGGCCGACCTTTACCAGTCACAACGATGCTACGCCAAAGCCGAAACTTTATACAAAGAAGCCCTAGAGATTTTTGAGAGCCGATTACGATTAGAGCATCCGTATACTGTTACTGTCAGAGAAAATATTGAATTTTTAAAAAGCTTACAGGAGTAG
- a CDS encoding DUF4332 domain-containing protein: MKTSKQTHQSASQGRNWPIDQLPGLSAQNQSQLEECGITTTAQLIKKAGTPASRLALANQLQIHIQYVNKWVALANLARIPSVGCRYCGLLLHAGIASVTQLAQTPTHRLHQQILRLQVATLQRRDLCPSVEEVAQWIQQAKLL, encoded by the coding sequence ATGAAAACTTCTAAGCAAACTCATCAAAGTGCGAGCCAAGGGCGGAATTGGCCCATTGATCAATTGCCGGGATTGAGCGCTCAAAATCAATCTCAACTTGAAGAATGCGGCATTACCACCACAGCACAACTGATTAAAAAAGCCGGCACTCCTGCAAGCCGGTTAGCGCTGGCAAATCAATTGCAAATTCACATTCAATATGTTAATAAATGGGTGGCGCTGGCAAATCTCGCTCGCATTCCTAGCGTTGGCTGCCGGTATTGCGGACTTTTGCTGCACGCCGGCATCGCTTCTGTGACGCAATTAGCGCAAACGCCGACTCACAGATTACATCAACAAATTCTGCGCCTGCAAGTGGCAACCCTGCAACGCCGCGATCTTTGTCCCTCTGTTGAAGAAGTGGCGCAGTGGATTCAACAGGCGAAATTACTGTGA
- a CDS encoding aminopeptidase P family protein, whose protein sequence is MHIPKDFSMAPALRRRRQQLAKLIDFPVILWSGRSCSRNFPANTYPFRASSHFLYFAGLPIENAAIRLEAGKLELFMDDAPTDSALWHGEMPKRDEIAAVIGADAAFPMTELPSRANDAGTIAVQNMATQQQQSQVLNRPIFPANSPEGIDLELTKAIISLRLTHDDAALAELRQAGVVTVEAHKAGMRATQTAKIEAGVRSAMESHIISQNMGCSYSSIVTVCGEVLHNDQYHHPLQPGDLMLADVGAETTLGWAADVTRTWPVSGKFSPTQRDIYDIVLAAHDACIEKIRPGVDYRHIHLLACQIIAQGLVDLGILRGSAEYLVEMDVHALFFPHGIGHLLGLDVHDMEDLGDLAGYEEDRVRSHRFGLGYLRLNRLLSAGMLVTIEPGFYQVPAILNDPTLRSKHQNLVNWDKLEKFADVRGIRIEDDVLVTQKGTEILTAALPNKAEEVEDLIGAN, encoded by the coding sequence ATGCACATTCCTAAAGATTTCTCTATGGCACCGGCACTACGTCGCCGCCGGCAGCAGTTAGCCAAATTAATTGATTTTCCGGTTATTCTTTGGTCAGGACGCAGTTGTTCCCGCAATTTTCCCGCCAATACTTATCCTTTTCGCGCCAGCAGTCACTTTCTTTATTTTGCCGGCTTGCCAATAGAAAATGCCGCAATTCGCTTAGAAGCCGGTAAATTAGAACTGTTTATGGATGATGCGCCGACTGATAGTGCGCTATGGCATGGAGAAATGCCCAAACGTGATGAAATTGCTGCCGTTATTGGTGCAGATGCCGCATTTCCCATGACAGAATTGCCATCCCGCGCTAATGATGCCGGCACCATTGCTGTGCAAAATATGGCAACCCAACAGCAACAGTCTCAAGTATTAAATCGGCCTATTTTTCCTGCCAATTCTCCCGAAGGAATTGATTTAGAATTAACCAAAGCAATCATCTCTCTGCGCCTCACTCATGATGATGCTGCCTTAGCCGAATTGCGACAAGCCGGTGTTGTCACAGTGGAAGCGCACAAAGCCGGAATGAGAGCAACACAGACGGCCAAAATAGAAGCCGGTGTTCGTTCTGCAATGGAGAGCCATATTATATCACAGAATATGGGCTGTTCTTATTCCAGCATTGTCACTGTCTGCGGAGAAGTTTTGCACAATGATCAATATCACCACCCCCTACAACCGGGCGATTTAATGTTAGCAGATGTCGGCGCAGAAACAACTTTAGGCTGGGCAGCCGATGTCACTCGCACCTGGCCGGTTTCCGGCAAATTTTCCCCTACCCAGCGCGATATTTACGACATAGTTTTAGCCGCCCATGATGCCTGTATTGAAAAGATCCGCCCTGGCGTAGATTACCGGCATATACATCTCCTTGCTTGCCAAATTATCGCCCAAGGATTAGTCGATTTAGGGATTTTGCGCGGTTCCGCTGAATATTTAGTAGAAATGGATGTTCACGCCTTATTTTTCCCCCACGGAATCGGACATTTACTCGGTTTAGATGTCCACGATATGGAAGATTTGGGAGATTTGGCCGGTTACGAAGAAGATCGAGTCAGAAGTCATCGCTTTGGCTTAGGCTATCTCCGCTTAAATCGCCTGTTGAGTGCGGGAATGTTAGTTACGATTGAGCCAGGATTTTATCAAGTGCCGGCGATTTTAAATGATCCAACTTTACGCTCAAAACATCAGAATCTTGTGAATTGGGATAAGTTAGAAAAATTCGCCGATGTGCGCGGAATTCGGATAGAAGATGATGTGTTAGTCACACAAAAAGGCACTGAAATTTTGACAGCAGCTTTGCCGAATAAAGCCGAAGAAGTTGAGGATTTGATTGGAGCCAATTGA